From Colias croceus chromosome Z, ilColCroc2.1:
GCCACATGTGATCATTGCAGGATTGAAGAGAGATACTGAATACGGTATTAGAGTCCGAGCAAAAATGAAGAGAGGATGGGGAGAATTGAGTGGCATTGTCTATGCCAGAACTGGGGCTGGAATGGAGCCAACATTTGTTGGTGAAGATGAAGGAGCACAAGTACCCTTGGTGGCAGGTGTTATGGTCGCTGTTGTTGTCCTGTCCGTTGTTGCCATCATTGCAACAGTATTATTCTTGAGATCACGGGCTGACGATGAATGTGATAAAAAGCAACCAAGCGACTGTAATGCACTAAATTATAGAAATGGAGAAGTTTATACTGGCCCTGATAGACCGACTAAGACAAGCAGTAATGCTACCACACCACTCTTTGCAGGCACAGGCTCCAGAACATATATTGATCCACACACTTATGAAGATCCAAACCAAGCCGTAAGGGAATTTGCTCGTGAAATAGATGCTTCATGTATCACTATTGAAGCTATCATAGGTGGTGGTGAATTTGGCGATGTGTGCAGAGGAAAACTGAAATTACCTGCATGTGGTCAAGAAATAGATGTTGCCATAAAAACTTTGAAACCTGGATCAACTGAAAGGGCTCGTCGAGATTTTCTAGCCGAAGCATCTATAATGGGCCAATTTGAACATcctaatgttatatttttgcaaGGTGTCGTAACAAAGTGTAATCCAATTATGATTATTACGGAATTTATGGAGAATGGCTCTCTTGATACATTTTTGCGAGCTAATGATGGTAAATTCCGAGTACTTCAACTGGTTGGAATGCTCCGCGGAATAGCAACCGGAATGCAATATCTTTCGGAAATGAATTACATACATCGTGACCTAGCTGCTCGCAATGTACTCGTAAATTCACAATTAGTGTGTAAAATAGCTGATTTTGGTTTATCCCGGGAAATCGAATCCACAGCTGATGGAGCATACACAACTCGAGGTGGCAAAATACCAGTGCGATGGACAGCTCCTGAAGCTATTGCTTTCAGGAAATTCACCTCTGCCAGTGATGTATGGTCCATGGGAATTGTTTGCTGGGAAGTGATGAGCTTTGGTGAAAGACCATACTGGAATTGGAGTAATCAAGATGTGATTAAATCAATCGAGAAGGGTTACCGTCTCCCTGCGCCCATGGATTGTCCAGAGGCTGTGTATCAGCTCATGTTAGATTGCTGGCAAAAGGAACGCACTCACCGGCCTACATTTGCGAGCATCGTAAAAACGCTCGATAAGTTAATACGATGCCCTGACACTTTGCGGAAAATAGCCCAAAACCGTTCAACGGACCCCTTGGCTGGCGATACACCAGACTTGATACAATTCTCTTCAGTAGAAGAGTGGTTGGAGTGTATAAAAATGTCCAGATACATAGAGAAGTTCAGAGCAGCTGGGATTACTGATATGAATGCTGTCGTTGACCTCACAGTGCACCAATTGGCCTCTTTAGGAGTGACCCTGGTTGGCCACCAAAAGAAAATCATGAATAGTGTCCAAAGCATGCGTGCACAGATTCGTGTCAGTGGCCCATATGGGTTTCTTGTCTAAGTAACTGAATGGTAAATGCAGTGTTGTTTTATATTGAAACGTGATTTAAACACAgtgatttaaattaatgaaaataatgcatcttgtatatttttctaaaaaaactgTCCTAGGGGTTagagatattatataatatggacATCCACAGCGGTGATTCAATTTCATTAtggtgtttatatttttaatcataattttaattaaaatattagatcAGCTGTATTGGGACATTCATGTTATATAAACCGGAGGCCTAATATCATTCTCAATACGAAAAATCACTACACCAAGACTTAAAAAGCTG
This genomic window contains:
- the LOC123705304 gene encoding ephrin type-B receptor 1-B gives rise to the protein MMWFYVAVAAAVTAAICVQGDQVMLLDTTTENTLGWTRYPYGPQASTPGWLEESYTNFEKQINWRSYVVCDVAHHNVNNWLWTPFIERRNANRIYIEIKFTIRDCSLFPGNALSCKETFSLLYYEFDVATREQPPWEPESYKLVGRIAAGEGRFNTNSEVDINTEVKSIAVTKRGVYIAFRDQGACISILAVKVYYITCPEVTINFARFPATPTGREVTVIEQANGTCVEYAETAPGESPPVYLCKGDGKWTLPSGSCKCKGGYEPDQANQVCNECAPGKFKAHTGDDACMPCPDYSESTAFASVECKCVPGFFRAKKDPKNVPCTQPPSAPDNLTVTFADQFSISLAWQPPHKTGGRSDVTYEVHCTNCGPNVEYRPSSSGLNHTRVTVMGLDPVTEYKFQVLAVNGVSEMTGDSPKKIEITAVTEASVVSVVSKLRIVSVENDKLSLAWNPPPTDMTDPDDTIESYEVKCFPKDNHERSANVTVKITKEPHVIIAGLKRDTEYGIRVRAKMKRGWGELSGIVYARTGAGMEPTFVGEDEGAQVPLVAGVMVAVVVLSVVAIIATVLFLRSRADDECDKKQPSDCNALNYRNGEVYTGPDRPTKTSSNATTPLFAGTGSRTYIDPHTYEDPNQAVREFAREIDASCITIEAIIGGGEFGDVCRGKLKLPACGQEIDVAIKTLKPGSTERARRDFLAEASIMGQFEHPNVIFLQGVVTKCNPIMIITEFMENGSLDTFLRANDGKFRVLQLVGMLRGIATGMQYLSEMNYIHRDLAARNVLVNSQLVCKIADFGLSREIESTADGAYTTRGGKIPVRWTAPEAIAFRKFTSASDVWSMGIVCWEVMSFGERPYWNWSNQDVIKSIEKGYRLPAPMDCPEAVYQLMLDCWQKERTHRPTFASIVKTLDKLIRCPDTLRKIAQNRSTDPLAGDTPDLIQFSSVEEWLECIKMSRYIEKFRAAGITDMNAVVDLTVHQLASLGVTLVGHQKKIMNSVQSMRAQIRVSGPYGFLV